A stretch of Spirosoma oryzicola DNA encodes these proteins:
- a CDS encoding ABC transporter ATP-binding protein, translated as MNILETHHIVKQYAEHRALDDVSLTVPQGCIFGLLGPNGAGKTSLIRIINQITAPDSGEVILGGQRLNPDHIRRIGYLPEERGLYKKMKVGEQLLYLAQLKGLSEKQAMEKLKIWFVKFDIKTWWTKQIQDLSKGMQQKVQFVATVMHEPDLIILDEPFSGFDPINANLIKDEILELRDSGKTIIFSTHRMESVEELCDNIALINRSHKVLDGSKRAIKEQFKTHTYHVEYQGTLSALPSAFEVLATRPVDEGFYRADIRIPPDAAVNELIRILLDQVAVRSFGENIPSMNEIFIQAVGEAID; from the coding sequence ATGAATATTCTCGAAACCCACCACATTGTCAAGCAGTACGCCGAGCATCGGGCATTGGACGACGTCAGTCTGACCGTTCCTCAGGGATGCATTTTTGGATTGCTTGGTCCGAACGGCGCTGGTAAAACGTCACTTATCCGGATCATCAATCAGATTACCGCTCCCGACTCCGGCGAGGTTATCCTGGGCGGTCAACGACTCAATCCGGACCACATCCGGCGAATCGGCTACCTTCCCGAAGAACGGGGGTTGTACAAAAAAATGAAAGTAGGGGAGCAGCTGCTTTATCTGGCCCAGCTGAAAGGGCTAAGCGAGAAGCAGGCGATGGAGAAGCTCAAAATCTGGTTTGTCAAGTTTGACATCAAGACTTGGTGGACTAAACAGATTCAGGATCTTTCGAAAGGGATGCAGCAGAAAGTGCAGTTTGTGGCTACCGTCATGCACGAACCCGATCTGATTATTCTCGATGAGCCGTTTTCGGGATTTGACCCGATCAACGCCAATCTGATCAAGGACGAAATCCTTGAATTACGCGACAGCGGCAAAACAATTATTTTCTCGACGCACCGCATGGAGTCGGTAGAAGAACTCTGCGACAACATTGCCCTGATCAACCGCTCGCACAAGGTACTGGACGGTTCCAAGCGAGCGATCAAAGAGCAGTTCAAAACCCATACTTACCACGTCGAATACCAGGGAACACTAAGCGCTCTGCCGTCGGCCTTCGAGGTGTTGGCTACCCGCCCGGTCGATGAGGGCTTTTACCGCGCCGACATTCGGATTCCGCCCGATGCCGCCGTCAATGAACTGATCCGTATTCTGCTCGATCAGGTTGCTGTTCGTTCGTTTGGCGAAAACATCCCAAGCATGAACGAGATCTTTATCCAGGCTGTGGGCGAAGCCATAGACTAA
- a CDS encoding ABC transporter permease → MNIIALIIKREYLTRVRKRSFLIMTILGPLLIFSFYAIIGWAAVSSINQKKIAVVDDSGRFVNKFKNDDETVYAYPKESLPEAKKSFVKQGYDALVFIPKNVIEEPKSVQIFAEKSVSLTLQSNIEKAISKEIETIKLSQAGITQQIIQDAKVNVDAQTISLSEEGERNSNAIAMTIIGYFCAFMIYISVFIYGTQVMRGVMEEKTNRIVEVIISSVKPFQLMLGKILGVALVGLTQFMLWILLTVGLFSVGGALVGDKADRGRQAMQASGAVTQAPAMASSQASSGALTSVVRAVETLNIPLIVACFLFYFLGGYLLYSALFGAIGAAVDNETETQQFMFPITLPIIGSIAVAQFVMRDPDGALAFWTSIIPFTSPVVMMVRIPFGVPVWELVLSMILLVLGFMGTTWLAARIYRVGILMYGKKVTYKELSKWLFYKA, encoded by the coding sequence ATGAATATAATTGCCTTGATTATCAAGCGTGAATACCTGACCCGAGTGCGTAAACGGTCGTTTCTGATTATGACGATTCTGGGGCCGCTGCTGATTTTTAGCTTCTACGCGATTATTGGCTGGGCAGCTGTGAGTTCGATCAACCAGAAGAAAATAGCGGTTGTTGACGATAGCGGTCGGTTTGTTAACAAGTTTAAAAACGACGACGAAACTGTCTATGCCTATCCGAAAGAATCTTTGCCGGAAGCCAAAAAGTCATTCGTAAAACAAGGATACGACGCGCTGGTATTCATCCCGAAAAACGTCATTGAGGAACCAAAGTCCGTTCAGATTTTTGCGGAGAAAAGTGTTAGCTTGACCTTACAAAGCAACATTGAGAAGGCGATTTCAAAGGAAATTGAAACCATCAAACTAAGCCAGGCGGGAATTACCCAGCAAATCATTCAGGATGCAAAAGTGAATGTCGATGCGCAGACGATTAGCCTGAGCGAGGAAGGAGAGCGAAACAGTAATGCGATTGCCATGACGATCATTGGCTATTTCTGCGCCTTTATGATCTACATATCCGTATTTATTTACGGAACGCAGGTCATGCGCGGGGTTATGGAAGAAAAAACCAACCGCATCGTGGAAGTGATTATCTCGTCGGTGAAGCCCTTTCAGCTCATGTTAGGGAAAATTCTGGGCGTGGCGCTCGTTGGACTTACCCAGTTTATGCTGTGGATTTTGCTGACCGTTGGTCTTTTTTCGGTGGGGGGCGCTCTGGTTGGCGACAAGGCTGATCGGGGACGGCAGGCCATGCAAGCGTCGGGAGCCGTGACACAGGCACCTGCTATGGCCAGCAGTCAGGCATCGTCGGGCGCACTAACCAGCGTCGTTCGTGCGGTTGAGACGCTTAATATTCCGTTGATTGTCGCTTGTTTCCTGTTTTACTTCCTGGGGGGGTACCTGCTTTACAGTGCCTTGTTTGGGGCGATTGGGGCCGCCGTTGACAACGAGACGGAAACGCAGCAGTTTATGTTTCCAATTACGCTGCCAATCATCGGTTCTATTGCTGTAGCGCAGTTCGTTATGCGTGATCCTGACGGGGCGCTGGCATTCTGGACATCCATTATTCCGTTTACCTCGCCGGTGGTGATGATGGTCCGTATTCCCTTTGGCGTACCAGTCTGGGAATTGGTATTGTCGATGATTTTGCTGGTGCTGGGCTTCATGGGAACAACCTGGCTGGCCGCTCGGATTTACCGCGTTGGTATTCTGATGTACGGCAAAAAAGTGACCTACAAGGAACTGTCGAAGTGGTTATTTTATAAAGCATAA
- the menB gene encoding 1,4-dihydroxy-2-naphthoyl-CoA synthase — translation MQSNYPWEPIKEYQEILFSYYDGIAKISINRPHKRNAFTPLTVKEMSEAMEIARQDERVGVIILTGEGGDAFCSGGDQSIRGHGGYVGEDKVPRLNVLDLQMQIRRIPKPVVAMVAGYAIGGGHVLHVVCDLSIAAENARFGQTGPKVGSFDGGFGASYLARIVGQKKAREIWYLCDQYDAQEALDMGLVNKVVPLDQLEETTIAWCRKMLEKSPIALRMLKASFNAELDGQAGIQQLAGDATLLYYLSEEAKEGKDAFLEKRKPDFSKFPKFP, via the coding sequence ATGCAAAGTAACTATCCCTGGGAACCCATCAAAGAGTACCAGGAAATTCTGTTCAGCTACTACGACGGTATCGCTAAAATCAGCATTAACCGCCCCCACAAACGCAACGCGTTTACCCCACTTACCGTGAAAGAAATGTCGGAAGCGATGGAAATCGCCCGGCAGGACGAGCGCGTTGGCGTTATTATTCTGACCGGCGAAGGTGGCGACGCGTTCTGTAGCGGTGGCGACCAATCGATACGCGGTCATGGCGGCTACGTAGGCGAAGACAAGGTTCCTCGCCTGAACGTGCTGGATTTGCAGATGCAGATTCGTCGGATTCCAAAGCCGGTTGTCGCGATGGTAGCGGGTTACGCCATTGGTGGTGGTCACGTTCTGCACGTTGTCTGCGACCTGAGTATTGCCGCTGAGAACGCCCGGTTTGGTCAGACCGGCCCTAAAGTCGGTAGTTTCGATGGTGGTTTCGGCGCTTCATACCTGGCACGCATTGTTGGTCAGAAAAAAGCCCGCGAAATCTGGTACCTCTGCGATCAGTACGACGCTCAGGAAGCCTTGGATATGGGCTTGGTCAACAAAGTCGTTCCGCTCGATCAGCTCGAAGAAACGACGATAGCCTGGTGCCGGAAAATGTTGGAAAAAAGTCCGATTGCCCTGCGGATGCTCAAAGCTTCGTTCAACGCCGAACTTGACGGGCAGGCTGGTATTCAGCAACTGGCGGGCGATGCAACCCTGCTTTACTATCTTTCGGAAGAAGCCAAGGAAGGCAAAGACGCGTTTCTCGAAAAGCGGAAACCGGATTTCAGCAAGTTTCCGAAGTTTCCGTAA
- a CDS encoding ubiquinol-cytochrome c reductase iron-sulfur subunit translates to MDRQEFFRVAATGVGTLLLTRASAGCSSNSTEEPAPDAEQGIDFLVDLNAADNENLKQKGGYVVVNKVIVAQTNSGEYVAVSSKCTYQGTELVYRAKENQFYCPLDLSRFDVTGKVISGPATLPLKRYVIEEAANSTLRVQS, encoded by the coding sequence ATGGACCGACAGGAGTTTTTTCGAGTGGCCGCCACGGGTGTAGGCACTCTTTTACTAACGCGCGCCAGCGCAGGTTGCTCATCCAACTCGACGGAAGAACCCGCTCCGGACGCTGAGCAAGGGATTGATTTTCTGGTTGATCTGAATGCTGCTGACAATGAAAACTTAAAGCAGAAAGGCGGTTATGTCGTCGTCAACAAGGTTATTGTTGCCCAGACAAATAGTGGCGAATACGTTGCTGTCTCCTCGAAATGTACGTACCAGGGAACCGAATTGGTGTACCGGGCTAAGGAAAACCAGTTCTATTGCCCGCTTGATTTATCGCGGTTTGATGTTACGGGTAAAGTTATTTCAGGACCCGCTACGCTGCCGCTGAAACGATACGTTATCGAAGAGGCCGCGAACAGCACACTGCGCGTACAGTCTTAA
- a CDS encoding dicarboxylate/amino acid:cation symporter — MKLPNLTTRIFLGMVLGILIGYLFPATDAGFSGTDLNILSKIFLRLIKMIIGPLVFATLVVGIAKLGDFGTVGRIGLKTLAYFYFATILSLVVGLLVVNIMKPGEVMSLPLPAKGTDTGVEVQKLTFDNFITHIVPTSFFEAMATNEILQIVIFSIFFGIAVGSVGAQGKIVIKALDALSHIMFKVTSYVMSFAPFGVLGAIAAVVAQQGLGILTGYVYLIFCFFGGLLFFVFVVLALICVVARIPYVALLKEVRSAIILSFSTASSEASFPQTIEALRRFGCSERIISFVLPLGYSFNLDGSMLYMTFATAFIAQAYHVPLSLEQQITMMLTLMITSKGIAGVPRASLVVIAGTMSLFNLPIEGLALLLGIDQVLDMGRSATSVAGNAVATCVISKWEGEFRTQPIDSEETATV; from the coding sequence ATGAAACTCCCCAACTTGACAACCCGCATCTTTCTGGGTATGGTACTTGGTATCCTGATCGGCTATTTGTTTCCGGCCACCGATGCAGGATTTTCGGGAACTGATCTGAACATACTTTCTAAAATTTTTCTCCGGCTCATCAAAATGATTATTGGGCCGCTGGTATTTGCTACGCTTGTGGTCGGGATTGCCAAACTAGGCGATTTTGGTACGGTAGGACGTATTGGCTTAAAAACATTAGCGTACTTCTATTTTGCAACCATCCTGTCCTTAGTGGTTGGCCTTCTGGTGGTTAACATCATGAAGCCGGGTGAAGTGATGAGCTTACCCTTACCCGCCAAAGGTACCGATACGGGGGTTGAGGTTCAAAAACTCACGTTCGATAATTTCATTACGCACATCGTCCCGACAAGTTTTTTCGAAGCGATGGCAACGAATGAAATTCTTCAAATCGTTATTTTCAGCATCTTCTTTGGTATCGCTGTTGGTTCAGTAGGTGCACAGGGGAAGATTGTCATCAAAGCGCTGGATGCCCTGTCACACATCATGTTCAAGGTAACCAGTTACGTCATGTCCTTTGCCCCGTTTGGTGTGCTGGGTGCTATTGCCGCCGTGGTGGCTCAGCAGGGACTGGGTATTCTGACGGGCTACGTTTATTTAATTTTCTGCTTTTTCGGCGGTCTTTTGTTTTTTGTTTTCGTCGTTCTGGCCTTGATCTGCGTGGTGGCTCGCATTCCGTACGTCGCTTTGCTGAAGGAAGTTCGCTCGGCTATCATCCTGTCATTTAGCACCGCCAGTTCGGAAGCGTCTTTCCCGCAAACCATCGAAGCATTACGCCGGTTTGGCTGTTCGGAGCGGATTATCTCCTTTGTGCTGCCGCTGGGCTACTCGTTTAATCTGGACGGGTCGATGCTGTACATGACATTCGCAACGGCTTTCATCGCGCAGGCTTATCACGTGCCCCTTAGCCTGGAGCAGCAAATTACGATGATGCTGACTCTGATGATTACGTCCAAGGGAATTGCCGGAGTGCCACGGGCATCGCTGGTCGTTATTGCCGGAACGATGTCTTTGTTTAATCTGCCGATCGAAGGATTGGCCTTGCTACTGGGTATCGACCAGGTGCTCGATATGGGCCGTAGCGCGACGAGCGTAGCCGGTAATGCCGTGGCTACCTGTGTTATCTCAAAATGGGAAGGTGAATTCCGGACACAACCCATTGATTCAGAAGAGACCGCTACCGTTTAA
- a CDS encoding SRPBCC family protein, which translates to MHLVLKTHVNQPIATVWNGFDRSLFNRLSPPFPPVEVVRFDGCLQGDVVHLRLNFLLVKQDWISLIVDQQSTDQEIYFVDQGTRLPFFLTSWHHRHRLLRDSGSGTVIVDDIRFKTPFLVTDILLYPVMWLLFTYRKPIYKRTFR; encoded by the coding sequence ATGCACCTAGTGCTTAAAACCCATGTCAATCAGCCCATCGCAACGGTATGGAACGGCTTTGACCGAAGCCTTTTCAATCGGCTCAGTCCGCCCTTTCCGCCCGTTGAGGTCGTGCGTTTCGATGGTTGCCTTCAGGGCGATGTCGTTCATCTGCGGCTTAATTTCCTGCTTGTCAAACAGGACTGGATTAGTTTGATTGTCGATCAGCAGTCAACGGATCAGGAAATCTATTTTGTTGATCAGGGCACGCGCCTGCCTTTTTTCCTTACATCCTGGCACCACCGCCATCGCCTGTTGCGTGACTCCGGAAGCGGAACAGTCATTGTTGACGATATCCGGTTCAAAACTCCGTTTCTGGTGACGGATATCCTGCTGTATCCAGTAATGTGGCTGCTGTTTACTTATCGAAAACCGATCTATAAAAGGACGTTTAGGTAA
- a CDS encoding chromate transporter: MTQSAVLETELAPFFTTKAPFQFPINFREGFVKYWPIVSLVLLVIALPGILVFLGLGAALVPVAYVGGIGTGFGYTISMVLSLVGLVLGILALPGLFNRKRSGWVFSYYAQLLSILTSVFAFSLLGILIGLIFLMLLFQVRDYYN; encoded by the coding sequence ATGACTCAATCCGCCGTGCTGGAGACCGAACTGGCTCCTTTTTTCACTACCAAAGCTCCTTTTCAGTTCCCGATCAATTTTCGGGAAGGGTTCGTTAAATACTGGCCCATTGTTTCACTGGTACTCCTGGTTATTGCCTTGCCGGGTATCCTGGTCTTTCTGGGTCTGGGAGCCGCGCTGGTTCCCGTCGCCTACGTCGGTGGAATTGGTACCGGATTCGGCTATACGATTTCCATGGTCTTATCGCTAGTCGGCCTTGTATTGGGTATACTGGCCTTACCGGGGTTGTTTAACCGGAAGCGGTCCGGTTGGGTATTCAGTTATTATGCCCAGCTCCTTAGCATACTAACCAGTGTGTTCGCCTTTAGCCTGCTGGGTATTTTGATCGGCTTGATTTTTCTGATGCTGCTGTTCCAGGTGAGAGATTATTACAACTGA
- a CDS encoding ABC transporter ATP-binding protein encodes MLAVSNLTKAYNGRTVLTVPALTLTPGIHYFRGGNGSGKTTFFRTVAGLLPFSGTIILDNQYEISKAPVAYRMRVNYAEAEPLYPDFLTARDLAGFVGKAKQAPTHQVNRLAELLGVDKFWTQTTGTFSSGMLKKLSLLLALLGNPRLVLLDEPLTTLDVATGAKLFDYIRQLTTDQSVSFLLTSHQDVSLTGLSITRVWQVGDGVILPAT; translated from the coding sequence TTGCTCGCCGTTTCTAATCTTACCAAAGCCTATAATGGCCGTACTGTGCTGACGGTACCGGCGCTAACGTTGACGCCCGGCATCCATTACTTTCGGGGTGGCAACGGCTCCGGAAAAACTACGTTTTTTCGAACGGTAGCCGGGTTGCTGCCTTTTTCGGGGACGATTATTCTTGACAATCAGTACGAAATCAGCAAGGCCCCGGTGGCTTATCGAATGCGTGTAAATTACGCCGAAGCAGAACCGCTGTATCCAGACTTTCTGACAGCCCGTGACCTGGCTGGATTTGTCGGCAAGGCGAAACAAGCGCCTACCCATCAGGTCAATAGGCTGGCCGAACTGTTGGGCGTGGATAAGTTCTGGACACAGACCACGGGTACGTTTTCGAGCGGAATGCTCAAAAAATTGTCGTTGCTGTTGGCTTTGCTGGGTAATCCCCGACTCGTTCTGCTGGACGAACCGTTGACCACACTGGACGTGGCTACGGGCGCTAAGCTGTTCGATTACATACGGCAGCTTACGACAGATCAGTCCGTTTCGTTTCTGCTAACCTCGCATCAGGATGTTAGCTTAACCGGCTTGTCTATTACGCGTGTCTGGCAGGTTGGCGATGGAGTTATCCTTCCTGCAACCTGA
- a CDS encoding DUF2452 domain-containing protein: MEEAKVIVNPISPDKVAEAPGLLEYAHTAGGAIIRPEDKGKITGRAVAAMREQTDMQLSQLYKQMQLLAEQATAIRHRVEISERIYAAQMSFEPVVGHTYHFYQRKNGTDLLSMVGPTEWGRKFPFERCLATVRMMADHTWDVQYHDVSYSE, translated from the coding sequence ATGGAAGAAGCAAAAGTAATTGTCAATCCGATCTCGCCAGACAAAGTCGCCGAAGCACCGGGACTACTGGAGTATGCCCACACAGCAGGTGGCGCTATTATTCGCCCCGAAGACAAAGGCAAAATCACCGGTCGGGCTGTGGCGGCCATGCGCGAGCAAACCGACATGCAGCTTAGTCAGCTCTACAAGCAGATGCAGTTGCTGGCCGAACAGGCAACCGCCATTCGGCACCGCGTCGAAATATCCGAACGGATTTACGCAGCGCAGATGAGTTTTGAGCCCGTGGTAGGTCACACGTATCACTTTTATCAGCGCAAAAATGGTACCGATCTGCTTTCGATGGTCGGTCCAACCGAATGGGGCCGTAAGTTCCCCTTTGAACGCTGCCTTGCCACGGTTCGCATGATGGCGGACCATACCTGGGATGTGCAGTATCACGACGTTTCGTATAGTGAGTAA
- a CDS encoding purple acid phosphatase family protein → MIHVTRLNRLLQICSLLGWFATATSAQQTGSLVRGPYLQKATPTSMTLRWRTNSASLGVVRYGTSADKLNKSTPEAENRTDHEVTLTGLKPNTKYFYSIGTETTPLAGSDQHYFYTFPVEGTVKKTRIWSLGDFGNRSARQYTVKNAFKNYVQQMGDPYIDLWLWLGDNAYNRGLDKEYQTNVFSADTGYSGDRFMRQTPIFATPGNHDYAGNNDLRLNWNIPYFGVVSHPTNAEAGGIPSGSEAYYSFNYGNIHFVSLDSDRYDDSTSKASNVRFGETSPQLNWLKRDLTAAQTNPNITWIIAYWHHPPYTKGTHDSDKEKQLRDVRMNLLPVLEQYNVDLVMCGHSHVYERSDLLKGHYGDEPTFDASTHNHPSVNAEQMTTATSSVKATHFIKHRKATANEGTIYVVNGDGGAGGGHVSAGTAQWPHNAMDVSYDGAGGSMYIEVDGDKLEATMIAGDGSIQDQFTISKENSRSKRK, encoded by the coding sequence ATGATACATGTAACTCGACTTAACCGGCTTTTACAGATTTGTAGTTTGCTCGGTTGGTTTGCGACGGCTACCTCTGCACAACAGACAGGTTCGCTGGTGCGAGGGCCCTATTTGCAAAAAGCGACCCCTACCAGCATGACCCTCCGGTGGCGGACAAATTCGGCTTCCCTTGGTGTTGTCCGCTACGGCACTTCCGCCGATAAATTAAACAAATCGACTCCGGAAGCGGAAAACCGCACCGACCATGAAGTTACGCTGACGGGCCTGAAGCCTAACACAAAATACTTCTATTCGATTGGTACGGAAACGACACCGCTGGCAGGTAGTGATCAGCATTATTTCTACACCTTTCCGGTCGAAGGTACGGTAAAGAAAACGCGTATCTGGTCATTAGGCGATTTCGGCAATCGGTCGGCCCGGCAGTATACTGTCAAAAACGCGTTCAAGAATTACGTCCAGCAAATGGGCGATCCTTACATTGATCTTTGGCTGTGGCTGGGCGATAACGCTTATAATCGGGGGCTGGATAAGGAATATCAAACAAACGTTTTCAGTGCAGATACCGGCTACAGTGGCGATCGATTCATGAGACAAACGCCCATTTTCGCCACGCCCGGCAACCATGACTATGCCGGTAACAACGACTTACGCCTAAACTGGAATATCCCTTATTTTGGCGTCGTTTCTCACCCGACCAACGCCGAAGCGGGCGGCATTCCATCCGGTTCAGAAGCGTACTATTCGTTTAATTACGGCAATATTCACTTTGTCAGTCTTGACTCTGACCGTTATGACGACAGCACATCGAAAGCATCCAACGTACGGTTCGGTGAAACAAGTCCACAACTTAACTGGCTTAAGCGTGATCTAACAGCTGCTCAGACCAATCCAAACATCACCTGGATTATCGCCTACTGGCACCATCCGCCGTACACCAAAGGCACGCATGATTCAGACAAAGAAAAGCAGCTTCGAGATGTTCGGATGAATCTGCTGCCCGTTCTGGAACAGTACAATGTCGATCTGGTTATGTGCGGGCACAGCCACGTTTACGAGCGGTCGGACCTGCTGAAAGGGCATTATGGCGACGAACCCACTTTCGACGCGAGTACGCATAACCATCCCAGCGTAAACGCAGAGCAGATGACAACCGCTACTTCGTCGGTGAAGGCAACGCACTTTATCAAACATCGGAAGGCAACGGCCAATGAAGGAACGATATACGTCGTAAACGGCGACGGGGGTGCCGGTGGTGGACACGTATCAGCTGGTACGGCGCAGTGGCCCCACAACGCAATGGACGTTTCGTACGACGGAGCGGGTGGCTCGATGTACATCGAAGTGGACGGCGACAAGCTGGAAGCAACCATGATTGCCGGTGATGGCTCCATTCAGGACCAATTTACGATCAGCAAGGAAAACAGCCGGTCGAAACGGAAATAG